The DNA region ttttcccccacaacaaaacaaatttcagatgcataaaataaaaaattaaaataaaaaattaacaaaataacACAACTCTTACGTATTAAGAGTTAAAAAAACAATTGTGTATTAATACATAGAAAACCTAAAGCCCTAAAAACTCTACAAGCCTAAAATCCCTAAAATCCTAAAGAATGTGTTTGGtattagagttgagttaaatttttagtttaattgatttgtaataattgtattgttgaattatgagaaaaaaagtgtgaaaaaagtatgaaaaaagtaatgaatagttgaaataaagtaatgattgtgttgctaaattgtataaaaagtaatgaatagttgagggaatttagtattaaaaattgaattaaatgactaaaaaaaattaaaaagtaataattgtgttattgaattgaagataagtggagttgagttaaaaaaatttctaaatccaaacacataaaaaaatacCATAACACACCAAACCCTAAATTGCTAAACCCTATAgcccgtttgatttcgcaatctaattttaagattttaactctaactttaactctactcactacacaacaaaagttaacaatacaattattacttttttatttttttaaccattcaattcaatctttaataataaattctctcaactattcattactttttccacaaatcaacaatacaatcattattttttcatattttttctcataattcaacgttacaatcattacaaaccaattaaaatcaaaactcaacttaactcaattctaaaaccaaacccTAATCCTATAATCCTAAAACCTTGAAATTCTTAATAAAATATGTCATTTATAAGTTTTTAACCTTTCTATGCATCCACAATttgcttttacttttttatgaACTTTATATTAGTGTTGAGttatctttaatattttttagatcttaatttgttatttcgcggagaaaagaagaaaaaaaaaaggagagaacgGCGAATCTCATGCGTGTCCATATGGAGTCAAGCGAAATATGTGCCATTGATTTTTTAAGAACATATGTTATCTTCTGATCTAGGGGAAAAGAGATATAGGACAAGAAACGGGGAGATAGGATTTGCATCTTCTAAACAAACTTTTAAGGAGCATCGTTAGCTAATTACTCTCAAtaggaaaatgaaaacatTTTCCACGACCACCGCATTTTCTATTCTATGCAACgtaaatatcaaattaatcCTAATCATGATCACCACCTATTTCTTGCCGGGAAATATTAGCTTGCATTTGGTTTTCTATTTGAATtatgattaaattaaatttgatttcgtgtaataattataaatgttgacaaatatattgatgtgcgtgaatatatatatatatataaatatgaaagtatataggaaattaattattaaaattaattataaaaatgattagagaaaaatatgagtaaagaattatttttaaatgaaataaaaagataaaataataataattaaatatagtTGAATTGCCTACAGTTTGATTAGTGTCTTAAAATTATACGAAGCCGTCCAACCTGATAAAATAATGCAGAGAAGGCCAAAACGACCCATATAGTGGCGGGCCCCGCTTCGAAAGGGAAATGTCAGTCCACCAACCCCCTCAACCACCCCCAAAGCCAAACTATGTGGACAAGTTATCCCATCATGTCGTTCTGCACCAGTCAATGCGTAATGTGCAAGTATCAAAGCAATTACATTCTACCGTTTGAGAATTCAGAATAAATATAACCATTTGCTACCTTATAATTTACCAATCGGGTCCACCAAATCCTccaatttttcaattgttACATGAATTTTCAAAGTCGAGAATTTGGTccctaaatttttaaaaatcataacAAAATGATTCTTTTAGAGACCAAActgttggaaaaaaaaacggTTAAAAGGACCattttattatgatttttgaaatttagggATCAAAGTCtccattttgaaaattcatataGTTAAATGCTGGCAATTCAAAAATTGGAGGATCAAAGTGTTAGTGATTTCTTTACCAATCTAGCAAGCATTGGCTTGTTATCACTTCTGATTAAGTTCACATAAGAGTGTCCGTTCAACGCCTAATGAAAGTAGCAAATAGTGCGCACTTTCGACTTATCACTCATgtagtgaatggagaaaaaatgatgatgatggttgttatatgaaatatataaatggtGTAAAACATGTGGTATTAAAAATTACGAGAATGTTGCTCAACTGTAAATTGAATCGTAGCGGACAAATTTGATTTCCAATATAAGAACTCGAAACCTATTGAAAGCATTTGTCGTAGTTATGATTAAGCCGATGCTTGACAAGATTAGTCTCAATCAATAAACCGAGCACACTTGTGCTCTTAtcgtaaaaataaataaataaaagaaagccCAATCCGGGGTGGGTGGAAGCCACCTCCAACAGTCTATCTCCAACCTCAAACCCCAAAATTTGTATATACCCGACACCACCAACACCTGCACCAACCTCACCATTGAAACCTCCTCCCTctcaagctctctctctctctctctctctctctctctcccccaccTTGTCTGAGTGAATCGGCTCAAGCCATGGCGACGGAGGGGGAAGTCAAGGCAGAGACGCCGGCGAACTTCTGGGGGGACATGCCGGAGGATGAGTACTACGCCTCGGAGGGAGTAGTCAACACCAAGTCCTACTTCGACACCCCCAACGGCAAGATCTTCACCCAGAGCTTCCTGCCGCTGGACCAGACGGTCAAGGCCTCCGTCTACATGACCCACGGCTACGGATCCGACACCGGCTGGCTCTTCCAGAAGATATGCATCAACTTCGCCACCTGGGGCTACGCCGTCTTCGCCGCTGACCTCCTCGGCCACGGCCGCTCCGACGGCATCCGCTGCTACTTGGGTGAGTAAAACCTCATGATAATGGTAATTGAAGATTACGTGATATCTTTGATaactcactctctctctcggtaATCCGTATAGTGAATTGGTTCGGTTCAATTTTGGGCTATATGCCCGTTTAGGCATAAGTTTAACCTATTTCACAGACACATACAAGCCGTATCTTAACCTTAATAAATACGGcgtgatttatttatttattactcaGTGTTACATTATCCATCGGGAGCAGTTGTAGCGTATTATGTATGTACGAGTCTTGCTTCCCTCTGTTTTATTCGACACTGCCCATGCTCTGTTTCTGCCTGCATTATATGGTGatccaaaattggaaagagAAAAGAGCAAATCCGGAAACCGTTAAAGCTTCCATATTGAGAGCAAatgtttatttcattttattttattttttggccaGAGAGCAAATGTTTAGTACAAAACTTGCTTCTCGTTGACATGAAGGGACACGGCACTTGCCGTGCCTTCTCCTGTCCTTTGATGACTTGGATTCTTGCCCTAGACGTGGCGCAAACAAAGCACCAAAGCCCGGTTGGATATATTTTTCGTGTCACTGTCACGAATGAATGGTGTTGATGTGAATCGTTCCATTTTAGCACTTGTGATCTGACATAGGCAGCATGCTTCCCAGAAGGCTTAGAGAGATTCTTCATACGCCAGAAAGAATGGAATTTCCACCCTGGTGGAGATTTGAGCAGCTGACTCCAAGAATGTACTGATTGTTGAGATCGATATGCAGGTGACATGGAGAAAATAGCTGCCACATCTTTACACTTCTTCACGCATGTCCGGAAGAGCGAGCCGTACAAGGACCTCCCAGCCTTCCTGTTTGGCGAGTCCATGGGTGGCGCCACCACAATGCTCATGTACTTCCAATCGGAACCGACCACGTGGACCGGCCTGATCTTCTCGGCGCCACTCTTTGTCATGCCCGAGAACATGAAACCCAGCAAGGTAGACATTGTCAAAGATCCTTAGATCCCGCATTGAAAATATACAAAGATAATCTTGGGTTTATAAGAGGGTTGAACTTCACGTtctatcagcttgagcttttaggATGCATACGGGTTCAATCCCTTGTAGGCCCGTTGGATGTTTAATAGATATGAATTATCCTAACTAATCAGCAATTATATATTGGATGAAATGTCCGAGGCTTATGTACCATGTCGAGCACATGAACATCGACTTTAGATGGATTCTAAACTGTGGATACTATAAAATATCAGGTATGGCTGTTCATGTATGGACTTCTGTTTGGTTTCGCCGACACATGGGCGAGCATGCCCGATAACAAGATGGTGGGAAAAGCCATTAAGGATCCCGAGAAGCTGAAGATCATCGCCTCGAACCCTAGGAGGTACACAGGGAAGCCAAGAGTCGGGACCATGAGAGAGCTCGCTCGAGTCTGCCAGTACATCCAGGACAACTTCTCAAAGGTCACGGCACCATTCCTCACGGTGCACGGGACTGCCGATGGTGTGACCTGCCCCACTTCATCCCAGCTATTGTATGAGAAGGCGTCGAGCGAGGATAAGACCCTGAAGCTCTACGAGGGGATGTACCATTCCTTGATTCAAGGAGAGCCCGATGAGAATGCTAACATCGTTTTGGGGGATATGAGGGAGTGGATTGATGAGAGGGTTAAGAGATATGGGCCTAAATAGAACCTTATTGTTATACGTGACTTTTAATGTCCAAGGCCCCGTAAttcacaaaaagaaaaaaagaaaaaaaaagggtcccAATGTCCAGAGGAAAACTCCGATTTATAAATTGTTGATTGTGGCTAATATTATCGGTGGTTTTGGTCGGATCTGGATAATCTGGTGTGGTTCCTGGTTCATTTCTTGGATATCAAAGTGACTTATTTTGGATTATACGATGAAATATAACTGATAAATTCACATTAGTCTTTTTCCCCACTATTTCTGATAGGTCTCCTTCCCCAGGGGACATTCAATGCTAGGAGCCACCGGAGAACTGAGGGGCTTCTCCATTGCGACTTCCTGATCTTGATCTACGAGTTCATAGCCTCTTTTCCCTATTGTCATCCTCCACTTCTAAAATAGAATTGAATCGCAGGTTTTCACGGGATTCTTTTCTCGGGTAGATTAGAAAAGACATTTACCAACACGAGTTTTCTCATTGACTGAAGGTATAAGCCTTGAATACCTATTCTAATAGACATCAATATATACTTCTCATTGGTAAAAGTCTTTTCCAACTTGACTGTTGGTATAACTTTGAAAATCTATCCCAATagatatcaatatatatttctcaatataattcattagcaaaatatatatgtatacgaATGATTTACAGATATAGGCTCTTTATACCAACAATTTATCTTCTATTGGTAAAGAATTCAGTTGGTGTatgtcttttatttttgtagtGTTTATACTATTACCTAAAGAGGGAGACTTGACTTCCGTCTCACTTTTACCTTCCCAAATTGCCCTTATAAAATATGCTTAATTTAATTAGAGtcattaatttgaatttaacATCTTTCCCACATTCTCCTCTTTTAACATTTATGTTTCCcattttattcaaaataaaaattacatcaAAAATTAAGAACCACTAAATTAAGAGGAAATCGAGAGTATATTAGAGCATCCGCAATGGATAGTCCCCATTCTCATTTTAGGGGCCCACTTTGGTACTCAAAGAGTAGTGAATTTGGCTGAAATATCAACTTGATGTTTGAGATGTATTGTATTGCATTATATAGATCTGTACGTGGTGTGTATATGGAAAGAAATAATTACATGATTATAATACAACACCTGTACAAGGAAATCTAGGATTTGAGATCgttatttcttttataaggGGAGGTCACCACGTGAAGCTTGGATCGAAAAGCAGAGAAGCGCGCAGAAGGTAATCCCTTAGTGAGACCATCAACGAGTTGATTATCAGAACTAATGAACTGAATTTGCAGCTGTCCTCACATAAAACGTTCCCGAACGAAATGATAATCTATCTCAATGTGTTTAGTTCGAGCGTGAAAGACTGGGTTCGCAGTGAGATAAATCGCGGAGATGTTGTCATACCAAAGAGTAGGAGCTCGACACTGCGGAAAACCCAACTCTTGAAGGAGGGACTGGAGCCAAATTATCTCTACAGTAGCATTAGTAAGACTCTTGTATTTAGATTCCGAGCTAGAACGACCGACTGTCCGCTGTTTCTTGGAGCTCTAAGATATCGGATTAGAGCCAAAGAAGATAATAAAGCCATTGATAGACCGTCTATCATCAGGATGCCCAACCCAGTCAGCATCAGATAAGCCATGGAGTGTCGAAATGGGGCCCGGTCGAAGATGAAGTCCGTGAGTAATGGTACCTTTGAGATACCATAGAATTCTCTTAACTACAAGCCAGTGAATCATAGAAGGCTTATGCATGATTTGACAGACTTGGTGAATGGCATAGGCAATGTCTGGTCTAGTAAGAGATAGATATTGAAGACTGCCAACCACACTGCGATAGAGAGATGGATCCTCTAACGGCTGACCATCATGAAGAGACAATCGAGAGCCAGTAGTAATAGTGAACTAATAGGCTTACAATTAAGCATGGATGTCCGGACAAGAATGTCATGAAAATACTTGAACTGTGCATAAAGACCAGTAGAGTCTGACCTAGCTTCCATGCCCAAAGAGAAATGAAGGGGACCGAGATCATTCATCGCAAATTCTTTGTGTAATGCCTATAAGATAGATCGAAAATGAGCTCCCCAAGTCTCAGTCAAGATGATATTGTgagcacccgaatttcgtctcatcggggcacgcgtgcacgcgcctatgcaacgcggcttgggagtgtccacattcccggggacgcgcaacggacgcacgtgagaatgagtcgttacttgccattttacgacccgaaggtcgagggccgacaagttacccgggtctaggggtacggggtacatctaattgctaaggcatatggtttGCGAAACcagaggttccgaattcgggggttctgttacatgcgagcctatatcttgcacgccctatcggtatTCTAGCTTATCTAGGCTTGTcgttttaatttaattaccgcttaattgaGTTTCGAagatcttacgcgttttgacatcgtaaattcgaAAAACTACTCCGACCGtctactctccgaccgggattcttacatgaataaatctacaacataaacccttacattgttcactcaaataaataaaatacaaattacaataacTGAATCctggtcggttcgcgttcggttattattccactcgtggctcaccgtgtggtttgagtGACCGAAACagaaattaaagcaacgcgggctcagagagccgggggtcgggtccaaccgAAGCAACGGATGGCGAAAGAATCACGTGACTCTCTCGATAGCCGTAGgatcggtcgagctcccgggtcatgtccgGCCGCGACTTACTTACTCgatccgagtcgtcttccacataAACACTACTAGGAGCAAAGCAGTAAGTTGAAACAGGACccgattccgcactcgggttgcgcgcgctaggtgtgtgggggcgttggaccccgtgattgaCGAAagagggtgttggaccccgtgtatatCGTATCCTAGGaattcgggcttgacccgtaataaataaacatgaaaaccGACAAAACAGCGAAAGCAGACAAAGTAAATGAAATCCGATGAACGTGTGAACGCAAGAGAGTTGTGTCTTTTaatgtcgtgtttacgtgattagTCGATTCGTGCAGGATTTCGATCAAAGCATATCCAATTATTCACATGTGCATATGAATAAGCAAAATTAGTCACGacgaaatttaattttgtcaatttttaagtccgaataattaattaaaccaattTTGATGTGTTTAACTGATTTAATTCCCTTAAAACCAAGTGAACATGAGATTGATTTGTGTGTATTTGTTCTCGCTTCAAACAACCGGTTTTAATGTcgagtaattaaaatattctaattcgtgctttttttggtttaattaaaataacaattattttattttttttgtcattcttttctttattttcatttattttcaatttttcgacACGATAATCATAAATTATCATCGCAATCATCAAATTTATTCATGAATTAAGACCTACGCATGTCACTAAGTCGGGATAATATACTTAATTTCGGTTTAAACCAGAAAACCAGGTGTTCAGATTGGATCGGGCGGTCTGAAGAGTGCAGACCGGCTGCAAGGGGGCGCTGGGCCTGCGAGTTGGGCTGAGTGTGCGGAGGTCTGGGCCGCGCTCCTGGGTTGGGCAGAACCCGAGGGAGTTGGGCCGCGGAAGGGTGTGCTGGGCCGGGAACACTGGCGAGCTGGGCCGAATCTGCGGGCGAAACGGGTCGCGCGTTCCGGGCTGTACCTAAGGCGAGGCGGAACGAGTCGGATCTTCTCGGCTGGATTGAGTAGAGCGAGCTGGGCCGAATCTGCTAGGCTAGACCTGCAAAAACCAAAAAGATGGGCCGAGCCCGTGAGAAGGAGGACGTCGGAGAAGACGAAGATAGGTGGAGAGGAGGGTTCTGACGGCCGAGAACGGCGGTTCCCGCCGCTAGGTGCCGCGACGACGGTACAGGAGGGCGCGGGAGACGACGGCGAGCGCTGCCTAGGCTATGTCGTGCTCGAGAGAGGTGTCGCGAGGCTCGGATCGGTTGGGATCGAGAGGagtttcgatttttttttggcgagGTTTTCGAGTTTTCCGGCGAGGGATTTTCCGAGTTCAATCGTCGGAAATCGGGGGAATTGAGAGGGGGAAGTAGAGGGGTTTTGCTCTGGGGAGTGTCGCGAGTCCGTTCTCGGGGAAAAATCGGAACAAGAGGGAGAGATTTCGAGCGTAAGCCGAGACCTCCGAGTCGGGtgtcgagagagagagaaagagggagTGGGAAGGGGAGATAGCGGGCGAGGGAACGTGCCGGGGAAGCGAGCGGTGGCGTGTCAGGCGAATGTGTCGGTGGTGGCAGGCGGTCGCGGTGGGTCGGCAACCGCGGTGTGTCGGAGATGGCAGAGGGGCGTTAGtgaaagaagaggagaagaagaggggggagaagtgaagagaaggaaaaaacgGAGGGGGcgaaaaggaagaggaagaaaagaagagggggcgaagtggaaagaaagaaaaagcagGGGCGAAAATGAAACGGTTAGAAATTTTTGACCCGCGTCAGAAATTCTGATAGTCGTCAGACCGGTCTGTTATAGATTTGACCGGTTTGAAGCTGATCTGACCTGTCTGAGcgcgaattttttttttaagaatttgaatttgacgcgcataaaaattaaaattctcgtcttttcaaTTGGATATCAAAAAATGATTCGAGACCGCCATTGCActcagaaaaattcagggatcgatattttatagaaaattattttttggccTCGATAGTGACAAATGACGATTTTTCCCTCCTTTTACTagggtggaccaaaatggggtgctgacagcttgcccctctttggttgcgtgctcggatagaggatgcagccaaaaactatgagaagcaccccATTGAGTCCCGACGACTGTCTTGATTCCCTCCTAGTAGTCACTTGTTCTCTTGTTTCGAATGTGTGGGAGAGAATTGTGCAAGTGCATGGTCCCTGCCgaaaagtaatgatgggactcgaccctgcacaagagtaaagatgggactcggccctgcaaaaTATTAGAAATGGGACTCGGTCCTACTtgaaagtaaagatgggactcggcccttcaGAAAAGTGAtgatgagactcggccctgcataaaagtgatgataggactcggccctgcataaaagta from Punica granatum isolate Tunisia-2019 chromosome 3, ASM765513v2, whole genome shotgun sequence includes:
- the LOC116201546 gene encoding caffeoylshikimate esterase — encoded protein: MATEGEVKAETPANFWGDMPEDEYYASEGVVNTKSYFDTPNGKIFTQSFLPLDQTVKASVYMTHGYGSDTGWLFQKICINFATWGYAVFAADLLGHGRSDGIRCYLGDMEKIAATSLHFFTHVRKSEPYKDLPAFLFGESMGGATTMLMYFQSEPTTWTGLIFSAPLFVMPENMKPSKVWLFMYGLLFGFADTWASMPDNKMVGKAIKDPEKLKIIASNPRRYTGKPRVGTMRELARVCQYIQDNFSKVTAPFLTVHGTADGVTCPTSSQLLYEKASSEDKTLKLYEGMYHSLIQGEPDENANIVLGDMREWIDERVKRYGPK